From Methanooceanicella nereidis, a single genomic window includes:
- a CDS encoding class I SAM-dependent methyltransferase, which yields MSADTEYLKKYNAETYNEASEIYDSYKGLFFPYLFGRIREIIENRFTPMLKPGARVLDIGCGTGQQTMYFKEKGFDVVGVDISKGLVKVANKKLQDNKCIVSDACKLPFRDSSFDAISSAGSTLNHIPDYHCFFEEICRVLKPGGVVFLESDNKWRMDMFWCLASSMTGDSLDYHEKLENVLGYFKRPISQGYPYVFPLSFSEEKIRMLHLRTFTYRELEKEFFRRGCSINSVYGIHSVTNLIPSPLMLKDNPGKLCSGIFNMLSPVEDITYGTWPVNRLGMSIVVIAKKS from the coding sequence ATAAGCGCTGATACGGAATATCTTAAAAAATATAACGCCGAGACATACAACGAGGCGTCAGAGATCTATGATTCCTATAAAGGATTGTTTTTCCCATATCTTTTTGGCAGGATAAGAGAGATAATCGAAAATAGATTTACCCCAATGCTCAAGCCAGGAGCCAGGGTCCTGGACATCGGCTGCGGCACGGGACAGCAAACCATGTACTTTAAAGAAAAAGGCTTCGATGTCGTGGGAGTGGACATAAGTAAAGGCCTTGTAAAGGTCGCTAATAAGAAATTACAGGACAATAAATGCATAGTATCTGATGCATGCAAGCTCCCGTTCCGGGACTCAAGCTTTGATGCGATATCGAGCGCGGGAAGCACCCTTAACCATATACCCGACTATCACTGCTTTTTCGAGGAGATATGCAGAGTTTTGAAGCCGGGAGGGGTCGTGTTCCTGGAGTCCGACAATAAGTGGAGAATGGATATGTTCTGGTGCCTGGCAAGCTCCATGACAGGCGATTCGCTTGACTATCACGAAAAGCTTGAAAATGTCCTGGGCTATTTTAAGCGTCCGATAAGCCAGGGATACCCATATGTGTTCCCCCTGTCGTTCAGCGAAGAGAAGATCCGCATGCTACACTTACGGACATTCACGTACCGGGAACTTGAGAAAGAGTTTTTCAGGCGAGGCTGTAGCATCAATTCAGTGTACGGAATACATTCAGTGACGAACCTTATCCCGAGCCCGTTAATGCTGAAGGATAATCCCGGAAAGCTGTGCAGTGGCATATTCAATATGCTTAGCCCTGTCGAGGATATTACCTACGGCACATGGCCGGTGAACAGGCTTGGCATGAGCATTGTTGTCATCGCAAAGAAAAGCTGA
- a CDS encoding CBS domain-containing protein has product MRIKDVMTKNIITVDGKETAAKAAKQMKDANVGMVMIVENGEIKGLITDRAIVTKVVAEGKDPSKVSIREFMSKDIITCKEDSDVMDVIKTLGESRIRRVPVINESNKVVGVLSIADVAQEMKGCMDSLFDELSKAAR; this is encoded by the coding sequence TTGAGAATAAAAGATGTTATGACCAAAAATATCATAACGGTAGATGGGAAGGAGACGGCGGCAAAAGCGGCCAAACAGATGAAAGACGCTAACGTTGGTATGGTGATGATAGTAGAAAACGGCGAGATAAAAGGCCTGATAACCGACCGGGCGATCGTGACCAAGGTCGTAGCAGAAGGAAAAGATCCGTCAAAGGTCTCTATCCGCGAATTCATGTCAAAGGACATCATCACCTGCAAAGAGGATAGTGACGTCATGGATGTCATAAAGACGCTGGGCGAGAGCCGGATCAGGCGCGTGCCGGTCATCAACGAGAGCAACAAGGTAGTCGGTGTCTTATCCATCGCAGATGTCGCCCAGGAAATGAAAGGCTGCATGGACTCACTTTTCGATGAGCTGTCAAAAGCAGCGAGATAA